The DNA sequence CCCGCGGCGCCACCGCCGCCGCACAGCAGCAGCAGGATCACCAGCGTTATCCACAGGCCCTTGCGGGACTTCTTGCGGCGCTTCTCGATGATCGGGTGGCGCCGGCTGCGCTCGGACGCGGCGACATCCTCGCCCCAACCGGGGAAGCCGTCGTCCTGGCGCCCGGCGGGGGCGTAGCCGGGCTGGGCCTGACCCTGCTGTGGATAACCGCCCTGCTGCGCGTAGCCCTGCTGCGGGTATCCGCCCTGCTGGCCGTATCCGCTTTGCTGCCCGTAACCGTCCTGCTGCCCGTAGCCGCCCTGCTGTCCATAGCCATCCTGCTGGCCGTAGCCCTGCTGGCCGCCGTAGCCGCCCTGGCCGTAGCCGGGCTGGGCGGGCTGCTGGCCGTAACCGCCCTGGCCGTACCCCTGCTGCCCGTAACCGGGCTGCTGCTGCGGGTATCCACCCTGCTGGCCGTACTGCGGAGGCTGGCCGTAGCCGCCCTGGCCCTGTCCGCCCTGCGGATATCCACCGGGTTGCTGTGGGTAACCACCCGATTGCTGTGGATAACCGCCTTGTGGGTATCCACCCTGCTGTGGATAACCGCCCTGCGGGGGCTGACCGGGCGGGTACTGGTCCTGGCCGTGCCGGGGACGGCCCTGACCCGGCTGGTCGCCCCAGGGATCGAAGTCGGGGTCGGAGTAGGACATCGGCTCGCCCTCCGGGCAACGTGAGAACGGCGCGGATTCGCACCGGCCAGGGGATCCTAGCGGCACCGCGCCGCCGACGGGACCCGCGCGCGGCCAGGGTCGGGCGCCGGCTGTCCAGTAGCCGCAAGTCAACACTTCCGAAACATCGTTGCAACAGCTAGATTCACCACAACCGATGCACACCCCCCAGCATCGCCCGAGTTGCCCGACGCCCCCCGTGCCGACTCGAAACCCGAGGTGACCCCCCGTGAAGCGCCTCCGCCTGCTGCTCGTGCCCCTCACCGCCCTCGCCGCCGTGCTCGCCGTGGCCTCCCCCGCCGCCGCGGTCACCACCGAGGAGAAGGTGTCGGTCCTGTCCAGCTGGACCCAGACCAGCGCCGCCAGCTACAACGCCTGGAACGCGGCCCGGCAGAACCAGGGCGCCTGGGCGGCGTACGCGTTCAACTGGTCCACCGACTACTGCTCGTCCAGCCCGGACAACCCCATCGGGTTCGACTTCAAGCTCTCGTGCTACCGGCACGACTTCGGCTACCGCAACCACAAGGAGATGGGGCTGTTCGCGGCGAGCAAGGCCCGCCTGGACAGCGCCTTCTACGAGGATCTCAAGCGCAGGTGCGCGACGTACAACGCGATCGTGCGCCCGGCCTGCTACAGCCTCGCCTGGACCTACTACCAGGCGGTGAAGGAGTTCGGCAGCATCGCGGTCAGCGACGCCGAGCTGGCCCGGGCGCAGCGGATGAAGCGCGACGCGATCCGCGCCAACGGCGGCCTGGACTGACCGGGCCGCACCCCTGACAGCCTGCGCGTGCGTCCCGATCCGTCTCCGGGATGCCAGCGCAGGGACGCACCGTCCCGGCGCAGTCGCGCCGGGACGGTCGGGGTGCTCAGGCGGCAGGCAGCTCGGCGAAGCGGCTGGAGTCGGCCGACAGGTCCGGGTGCTCCACCGCCAGCGCCAGCGACGCCGTCTCCCCCAGTGACAACCGGGCTCCCTCGGCGTACGCCTCGTCGAACGCGGCGTCACCCAGCGCCTTGCGCGCCGCATCCTGCTGCGCGGTCCAGTACGCGGCGAAGATCCCCGGGCCGCAGTGCAGCTTCACCGTCGTGAACTCGGCCGCCCCGAACAGCGTCGCCGCGGTCCGCGCGTCGCCGCCCTGCACACAGCGCGCCGCCATCGCCTTGATCGCCACACAGGCGCGCCCGTGGAAGCCGTACGCCATCCGCGAGCGCAGCGCCACCGTCAGGTGCTCGTGCGCGGCCACCAGGTCGCCGCGGCGCAGCGCCACCATGCCCAGCAGCAGGTCCAGCGTGCGGCGGCCGCGCTCGGCCGGACGCAGCTGCTCCAGCTGGCGCGACGCGGCGAGCAGGTCCGCCGCCTCGTCCAGCGCCCCCCGCAGCCACAGCAGCTCGGCCAGGTTGCACACCGCGAACAGCGCGTCGGCGGCCACGTCGTGCCGCTCGGCCCACTCGATCACCTCGCGGCAGGCTGTCTCGGCGTCGGCGGGCTGGCCCGCGTCGCGCAGCGCCCCCGACCGCCCGGCCAGCACCCGCGCCAGCAGCCCGGGGTCGCCCGCACGCCGGGCCGACGCCTCGGCGCGGCGGCTGAACCGCAGCTCCTCGGCGAACTCGCCGTCGACGGCGGCATGCCCGGAATGGGCGTGGTAGACCCGGGCCAGCTCGGCGTCGGGCACCGCCTCGCCGGTCTCCGACAGGCGGGCGTACAGGCGGAACAGCCACAGCCGGCCCTCGCGGGCCAGACCGCGCTCGCGCCACCACTGGTCCAGGCGGCAGGACAGGCGCAGGCCGTCGCGGGCGCTGCCGCCCGTGCCGCACCAGCGCAGCGCGGCACGCAACTCGGCGGCGAACGGGTCGATCGAGTACAGCGACAGCGTCACCGGCTGCCCGTCGGCGCCGTGGTGCATCTCGCGCAGCTCGCTCAGCGCCCAGGCCACGTGCCGGTCCCGGGCGGCGGCCTCCTCGCCCTGCTCGGTCAGCCGCCGCGCCGCGTACCCCCGGATCGGGTCGAGCATCCGGTATGTCGTGCCGTGCGGTCCCGGCTCGGCCTGCACCAGCGACTTGTCCACCAGCACCGTCAGCGGGCAGAGCGGGTCGGCGTCCATCAGCGACTCCACCCCGGACAGGCGCACCGGCCCGGCGAACACCGACAGCCAGCGCAGCAGCCGGGCCGCGTCCTCGGGCAGCGTCCGGTACGACCAGGTCACCGTCGCCTGCATGGTGGCGTGCCGCGGGTGCGCCGCGGCGGTGTGGCCGCCCGCGTCCAGCGCCAGCAGGGGGTCGGCCTCGTCGGCGGTGAGCTCGGCGTGCAGGCGCCCGGCCAGCTCGCCCGCGGACAGCACGCGCAACCGCGCCGCGGCCAGCTCGATCGCCAGCGGCAGCCCGTCCAGCCGGGCGGCGACCCGGGCCAGCCCGGCCAGCTCTGCGGCTTCGACCGGCCGCCCGCCGCGCGCGGCCACCGTACGCTGCGCCAGCAGTGTCACCGCGTCACTGGTGCCGTCCTCGCCCTCGGTCAGCGACAGCGGCGGGATCCGCCACACCAGCTCGCCCGCCAGGCCCAGCGGCTCGCGGCTGGTGGCCAGCACGCTCACCTCGGCCGCCCCGGTCAGCAGGCGCGCCAGCAGCGGCACCACCGCCGACAGCTGCGCCTCGCAGGTGTCGAGCAGCAGCAGCATCCGGCGGGAGCTCAGGAAGTCGACCAGCGTCTCGGTCACCGGGCGGCCCGGTTCGGGCCGCAGGCCCAGCACGGTGGCGACGGTGAACGCCACCAGGCCGGGGTCGGTGACGGTGGCCAGGTCCACCG is a window from the Catellatospora sp. TT07R-123 genome containing:
- a CDS encoding adenylate/guanylate cyclase domain-containing protein, which gives rise to MPQRSHLPRGQVTFLFTDIEGSTRLAQMLGDGYRPVLHEHRRVLRAALATAGGVELFTEGDSYFFVFAEAAHALRACAQAQRALAQHPWDDPKAQPRVRMGLHTGTAHPHGGEYASPEVHRAARVAAAAHGGQILLSASTAQAACTLPEEGWLLDLGLHRLRGFDGRERLYQLVAPGLEQHFPRPRTEQAAPHNLPSHLTSFVGRRSEQAELGALLGAHRLVTVVGAGGAGKTRLAVAVAGELVESYPDGVWSVDLATVTDPGLVAFTVATVLGLRPEPGRPVTETLVDFLSSRRMLLLLDTCEAQLSAVVPLLARLLTGAAEVSVLATSREPLGLAGELVWRIPPLSLTEGEDGTSDAVTLLAQRTVAARGGRPVEAAELAGLARVAARLDGLPLAIELAAARLRVLSAGELAGRLHAELTADEADPLLALDAGGHTAAAHPRHATMQATVTWSYRTLPEDAARLLRWLSVFAGPVRLSGVESLMDADPLCPLTVLVDKSLVQAEPGPHGTTYRMLDPIRGYAARRLTEQGEEAAARDRHVAWALSELREMHHGADGQPVTLSLYSIDPFAAELRAALRWCGTGGSARDGLRLSCRLDQWWRERGLAREGRLWLFRLYARLSETGEAVPDAELARVYHAHSGHAAVDGEFAEELRFSRRAEASARRAGDPGLLARVLAGRSGALRDAGQPADAETACREVIEWAERHDVAADALFAVCNLAELLWLRGALDEAADLLAASRQLEQLRPAERGRRTLDLLLGMVALRRGDLVAAHEHLTVALRSRMAYGFHGRACVAIKAMAARCVQGGDARTAATLFGAAEFTTVKLHCGPGIFAAYWTAQQDAARKALGDAAFDEAYAEGARLSLGETASLALAVEHPDLSADSSRFAELPAA
- a CDS encoding phospholipase → MKRLRLLLVPLTALAAVLAVASPAAAVTTEEKVSVLSSWTQTSAASYNAWNAARQNQGAWAAYAFNWSTDYCSSSPDNPIGFDFKLSCYRHDFGYRNHKEMGLFAASKARLDSAFYEDLKRRCATYNAIVRPACYSLAWTYYQAVKEFGSIAVSDAELARAQRMKRDAIRANGGLD